One part of the Acidobacteriota bacterium genome encodes these proteins:
- a CDS encoding DUF2191 domain-containing protein → MRTTLTLEDDLAEALKEEAHRAGHSFKRTVNEVLRAGLAARRAPKARKAYRLRPASLGGPLPGIDIDRALRLADALEDEALMRKLEQRK, encoded by the coding sequence ATGCGCACCACGCTCACGCTGGAAGACGACCTCGCGGAGGCCTTGAAGGAGGAGGCCCATCGTGCGGGTCACTCTTTCAAGCGCACGGTGAACGAAGTCCTGCGCGCGGGCCTGGCGGCACGACGAGCTCCGAAAGCTCGTAAGGCCTATCGCTTGCGACCGGCGTCGCTGGGAGGGCCACTTCCGGGAATCGATATCGATCGTGCTCTGCGCCTCGCCGATGCCTTGGAGGACGAGGCGCTGATGCGAAAGCTGGAGCAGCGCAAGTGA
- a CDS encoding SgcJ/EcaC family oxidoreductase, translated as MPEDDDPASPRREDSEVDEALDESFPASDPRSWSLGLNLPNGEEPDHPPAPHNLPARFANAWNAHDAEALAGLFADNADFVNVVGLWWRDRDAIRKAHAYGFKVFFAQARLDIEQVEVRRLGLPVAVIHARWKLTGQTPRSGGRATERQGVLQFVAERQGHDDWIIVAAQNTERIRGAETFEAGDGSVQPA; from the coding sequence TTGCCCGAAGACGACGACCCCGCCTCCCCTAGGCGAGAAGATTCGGAGGTCGATGAGGCTCTCGACGAGAGCTTCCCTGCGAGTGACCCGCGGTCCTGGAGCTTGGGCCTGAACCTCCCGAATGGTGAAGAGCCGGATCACCCGCCGGCACCCCACAACCTACCGGCCCGTTTCGCCAACGCCTGGAATGCCCACGACGCCGAAGCTCTGGCTGGCCTGTTCGCCGACAACGCCGACTTCGTCAACGTGGTCGGTCTGTGGTGGCGCGATCGCGACGCCATCCGCAAGGCCCACGCTTACGGCTTCAAGGTCTTCTTCGCACAGGCTCGCCTCGACATCGAGCAGGTCGAAGTCCGCCGCCTGGGTCTGCCGGTGGCGGTGATCCACGCCCGCTGGAAACTGACCGGCCAGACCCCGCGCAGCGGCGGACGGGCAACGGAACGGCAAGGCGTGCTGCAGTTCGTCGCCGAGCGTCAGGGACACGACGACTGGATCATCGTGGCGGCGCAAAACACGGAGCGAATCCGAGGAGCGGAAACCTTCGAGGCGGGCGACGGGAGCGTTCAGCCGGCCTGA
- a CDS encoding DUF502 domain-containing protein produces MKSPLPPSPFRIRLRRILIAGLIILAPVAITLWVLVQLFQIMDGIFAPLVDQVLRRTFDQPDLHVPGVGLLLTLLVILALGWLSTHVGGRRILRFFERILFRIPVARTIYGSTKGILQAVSREKAESFKRVVLIEYPKKDLFAIAFVTGGTRWGRIDDRLEDLLLVFVPTTPNPTSGFLLLVPRQEAVELPITVEEGIRMVISGGILLPRLRRSGTPTATDPPTESRGLGPRTDNDATNPPIPPPGEP; encoded by the coding sequence GTGAAAAGTCCTCTGCCGCCGAGCCCCTTCCGAATCCGTCTGCGGCGCATTCTCATCGCTGGCTTGATCATTCTGGCGCCCGTGGCCATCACCCTCTGGGTGCTGGTCCAGCTTTTCCAGATCATGGACGGCATCTTCGCGCCGCTGGTGGATCAGGTGCTGCGGCGTACCTTCGATCAACCGGACCTCCACGTCCCCGGCGTCGGGCTGCTCCTGACCCTGCTGGTGATCCTCGCCCTCGGCTGGCTCTCCACCCACGTTGGCGGCCGGCGGATCCTGAGATTCTTCGAGCGCATCCTGTTCCGCATCCCGGTGGCCCGCACCATCTACGGTTCGACCAAAGGCATCCTGCAGGCGGTCTCCCGCGAGAAGGCCGAGTCCTTCAAGCGGGTAGTGTTGATCGAGTATCCGAAGAAAGATCTCTTCGCCATCGCTTTCGTCACCGGCGGCACCCGTTGGGGACGGATCGACGACCGGCTGGAGGATCTGCTGCTGGTGTTCGTGCCCACCACACCGAACCCCACCAGCGGTTTCCTGCTGTTGGTTCCGCGGCAGGAGGCCGTTGAGTTGCCGATCACCGTCGAAGAGGGCATTCGGATGGTGATCTCCGGCGGCATTCTCCTGCCCCGCCTGCGCCGATCTGGCACCCCGACGGCCACGGATCCGCCGACGGAATCCCGCGGACTGGGGCCACGGACCGACAACGACGCCACCAATCCGCCCATTCCGCCGCCCGGCGAGCCCTGA
- a CDS encoding M48 family metalloprotease encodes MHRPPPSRRRQHTPWRPFVIPHLALWLLSAGLVPAPAAAQKIADAKLYAESLEFASKVFEEYGEWDNPEALRRVADIGYRVAQESGYEGYPLTFHLVDMPEPNAFALPAGHIFVTRGMLDLDLTDDMLAALMGHEIGHVVFEHHLKMKRRATLMSVLSSALLIGVAVGASESGSREVPSGPYRSPEPYGSGDRIQGAAAAGLIVNELLLRSFSREHEDQSDEEGQRWAAAAGYSPNGTRALMERMSSRIPQAEKYGYWHTHPFFSDRVRAAGAREDLLKRQPPSDAAEFRRRTQAALVAEIEKLTPAAATPRAGGARRPPSDSTTDKANPALIPLLRLEALTAWPVGPAAEKIRFDTLHELRATELARADIERDYGRLLAAYHEQIDEVAELSPRSTALPPMQAERDALDRERRALYPKARDILAGDVFETAFLERFLSNFPDAPEVPKAALALGESHSRLGNQTEAVGRFLQSWRAAPESSEGQRAAAGLRNLTPYLEQLSALEQLVQQTDDKALAALASQRLDEIAGHFTEIDNGAEYLRRFPAGSRTEPVAERVDALADKLYAEVVLYQALGDNVKALERIQKILAHAPRSHAAEQLRDQAAKESPS; translated from the coding sequence ATGCATCGCCCTCCCCCCAGCCGTCGCCGTCAGCACACCCCCTGGCGACCCTTCGTCATTCCACATCTAGCGCTCTGGCTGCTCTCGGCGGGCCTTGTGCCGGCCCCGGCCGCAGCGCAAAAGATCGCCGATGCCAAGCTCTATGCGGAAAGCCTGGAATTCGCCTCCAAGGTGTTCGAGGAATACGGCGAGTGGGACAACCCGGAAGCCCTGCGGCGGGTGGCGGACATCGGCTACCGGGTAGCTCAGGAATCGGGCTACGAGGGCTACCCGCTGACCTTTCATCTGGTCGACATGCCGGAGCCCAACGCCTTTGCCCTGCCGGCGGGGCACATCTTCGTCACCCGCGGGATGCTCGACCTCGATCTGACGGACGACATGCTGGCCGCCCTGATGGGCCACGAAATCGGCCACGTGGTGTTCGAACACCACTTGAAGATGAAGCGCCGCGCCACCCTCATGTCGGTGCTGTCATCGGCCCTACTGATCGGCGTGGCGGTGGGCGCGTCGGAGAGCGGCAGCCGCGAGGTGCCGAGCGGCCCCTACCGCTCGCCGGAACCCTACGGCTCCGGCGACCGCATCCAGGGAGCCGCCGCCGCGGGGTTGATCGTCAATGAACTCCTGCTGCGCAGCTTCAGCCGCGAGCACGAAGATCAGTCCGACGAAGAGGGCCAGCGCTGGGCCGCCGCCGCGGGCTATTCGCCGAACGGCACCCGCGCCCTGATGGAGCGCATGAGTTCGCGCATTCCGCAGGCCGAGAAATATGGCTACTGGCACACGCACCCCTTCTTCTCGGATCGGGTGCGCGCCGCCGGCGCGCGGGAGGACTTGCTCAAGCGGCAACCGCCGAGCGATGCCGCGGAGTTCCGCCGCCGCACCCAGGCGGCCCTGGTCGCCGAGATCGAAAAGCTCACCCCGGCGGCCGCTACGCCGAGAGCCGGTGGTGCGCGGCGACCACCGTCGGATTCCACCACCGACAAGGCCAACCCGGCGTTGATCCCGTTGCTGCGCCTGGAAGCCCTCACCGCCTGGCCGGTCGGCCCGGCGGCCGAGAAGATTCGCTTCGACACCCTGCACGAGCTGCGCGCCACCGAGCTGGCAAGGGCCGACATCGAAAGGGACTACGGTCGCCTGCTCGCCGCCTACCACGAGCAGATCGACGAGGTGGCAGAGCTGTCCCCCCGCAGCACGGCCCTGCCTCCGATGCAGGCCGAGCGCGACGCCCTCGACCGCGAGCGTCGCGCCCTATACCCGAAGGCACGGGACATTTTGGCCGGCGACGTCTTCGAAACGGCGTTCCTGGAGCGCTTCCTGAGCAACTTCCCGGACGCTCCGGAGGTTCCCAAGGCCGCCCTCGCCCTCGGCGAATCACACAGCCGGCTGGGCAACCAGACGGAGGCGGTGGGGCGATTTCTCCAGAGCTGGAGGGCCGCGCCGGAAAGTTCCGAAGGCCAGCGGGCAGCCGCCGGTCTGCGGAATCTGACACCGTACCTCGAACAGCTCTCGGCCCTTGAACAGCTCGTTCAGCAGACCGACGACAAAGCCCTCGCGGCGTTGGCCTCGCAGCGGCTCGACGAAATCGCCGGCCATTTCACCGAGATCGACAACGGGGCCGAGTACCTGCGCCGCTTCCCGGCAGGCAGCCGCACGGAGCCCGTCGCCGAGCGGGTGGATGCCCTCGCCGACAAGCTCTACGCCGAGGTCGTCCTCTACCAAGCCCTGGGCGACAACGTGAAAGCCCTGGAGCGCATTCAGAAGATCCTCGCCCACGCTCCGCGCTCCCACGCCGCCGAACAACTGCGCGACCAGGCGGCCAAGGAAAGCCCGTCCTAG
- a CDS encoding YbaK/EbsC family protein, which yields MSEPVLERILSLLEARSVDYERIDHPPASSAVEAAELRGTPIDLGVKAIFFKIDSVFAIFALSAERSLQSSKIARALKVRRLRFAHGDELREMTGLLPGAVPPFGEPVLPFPLYLDPSVLERESLVFTAGSRDTSLCLATVDYRKVARPEVFPFAR from the coding sequence ATGTCCGAGCCGGTACTCGAACGCATTCTGTCGCTGCTCGAGGCGCGTAGTGTTGACTACGAGCGGATCGACCATCCGCCGGCGTCATCGGCTGTCGAGGCGGCGGAGCTGCGCGGCACGCCGATCGATCTAGGGGTGAAGGCGATCTTCTTCAAGATAGACTCGGTGTTCGCGATTTTTGCGCTGAGCGCCGAGCGCTCTCTCCAGTCGTCGAAAATCGCCCGGGCCCTGAAGGTGCGTCGGCTACGCTTCGCCCACGGCGATGAACTGCGGGAGATGACGGGACTGCTACCGGGCGCCGTACCGCCCTTCGGCGAGCCGGTCTTGCCCTTTCCGCTCTACCTCGATCCGTCCGTTCTAGAGCGCGAGTCGCTGGTGTTCACTGCCGGTTCTCGCGACACGTCCCTGTGCCTCGCGACCGTTGACTATCGGAAGGTGGCGCGGCCCGAGGTATTTCCATTCGCTCGGTGA
- a CDS encoding CoA transferase, which yields MTASPLRDLRVVDLSRLLPGPLTSRLLADLGARVLKVEEPRLGDPVRLVPPFEGGEGTLAGLLLAGVESIALDLKSSGAREVLERLLDEADVLLDNFRPGTLTRLDLAPERLRERFPRLIHCSLTGWGASGPWAERAGHDLTYQAAAGALAPTLAPPVLPTADLLGAWGAVAAILAALHERDRSGAGARLDASLYDAAVHGNLLAWAENAGRPRGLGEELPLTGALACYGVYRTRDDRWLALGALERHFWNRFCRAVGREELRGRHLEGMGDGDLQRVVAEIFGGRDLAEWTALAAAEDLPIEAVRSAAEAARHPQAQHQGVLHQSAAGRPSLAFPVRFDGFRPRAADRVPSLGEDTRRILGEQGVEMSLLERRSAGVGRRFSLRRLLRRWAAGRINS from the coding sequence ATGACCGCATCGCCCCTCCGCGACCTGCGCGTCGTCGATCTCAGCCGGTTACTGCCGGGTCCCCTGACCTCCCGCCTGCTGGCGGATCTGGGGGCGCGGGTGCTGAAGGTCGAAGAGCCGCGCCTGGGCGACCCGGTGCGGCTCGTTCCCCCCTTCGAAGGCGGCGAGGGTACCCTCGCCGGTCTCCTGCTGGCGGGGGTCGAGAGCATCGCCCTCGACTTGAAGAGTTCCGGCGCCCGGGAAGTCCTCGAACGCCTGCTCGACGAGGCGGACGTCCTGCTCGACAACTTCCGCCCCGGCACCTTGACCCGGCTGGACCTCGCCCCGGAGCGGCTGCGGGAGCGCTTTCCGCGCCTCATCCACTGCTCGCTGACCGGATGGGGCGCGAGCGGCCCCTGGGCGGAACGGGCGGGACACGATCTCACCTACCAGGCGGCGGCCGGCGCCCTCGCTCCGACCTTGGCGCCACCGGTCCTGCCGACCGCCGACCTGCTCGGCGCCTGGGGCGCCGTGGCGGCGATCCTCGCCGCCCTCCACGAGCGCGACCGGAGCGGCGCCGGCGCCCGCCTCGATGCTTCGCTCTATGACGCCGCCGTCCACGGCAATCTCCTGGCCTGGGCCGAGAACGCCGGCCGCCCTCGGGGTCTCGGCGAAGAACTGCCCCTCACCGGCGCCCTGGCCTGCTACGGCGTCTATCGAACGCGCGACGATCGCTGGCTCGCCCTCGGTGCTCTGGAACGGCACTTTTGGAACCGCTTCTGCCGCGCCGTCGGCCGGGAAGAGTTGCGTGGCCGCCACCTGGAAGGGATGGGCGATGGCGATCTCCAGCGGGTAGTGGCCGAGATCTTCGGAGGGCGGGATCTGGCCGAATGGACCGCCCTCGCCGCGGCCGAAGACCTGCCGATCGAGGCCGTTCGCTCCGCCGCCGAGGCGGCGCGCCATCCGCAAGCGCAACACCAGGGGGTGCTGCACCAATCGGCCGCCGGCCGGCCGAGCCTGGCCTTTCCGGTGCGTTTCGACGGCTTTCGGCCGCGCGCCGCGGATCGGGTGCCCTCCCTCGGCGAGGACACTCGGCGTATCCTCGGCGAGCAGGGTGTAGAGATGTCGCTGCTGGAGCGGCGCTCCGCCGGCGTCGGTCGCCGCTTCAGCCTGCGGCGCCTGCTGCGCCGCTGGGCCGCCGGGCGGATCAACTCGTAG
- a CDS encoding polyhydroxyalkanoic acid system family protein, whose translation MSELKIEIATRFDSMAEARPVLDKALHEQFPGGMLQRSWQGEVLHLSGPGAKGTVVFDDGKLVGLADLKGPAAMMRPVIEKKIRSAFESLTT comes from the coding sequence ATGAGTGAGCTGAAGATCGAGATCGCAACGCGCTTTGACTCGATGGCCGAGGCCCGCCCGGTGTTGGACAAGGCGCTCCACGAGCAATTCCCCGGCGGCATGCTGCAGCGTAGCTGGCAGGGAGAGGTGCTCCACCTGTCGGGACCCGGCGCCAAGGGCACCGTGGTGTTCGACGACGGCAAACTCGTCGGTTTGGCGGACTTGAAGGGGCCGGCGGCGATGATGCGGCCGGTGATCGAGAAGAAAATCCGCTCGGCCTTCGAATCCCTTACTACCTAG
- a CDS encoding M14 family metallopeptidase has product MRQVFRRTSLLLMGAVVALGSVVASGSPHDFPPEEKWQEWRTVAERSDYRATGSYQETIDWLKRLAARSPQLELEVFGTSAEGRAMWLAKYSATGAFTPAAAGRTGKPVVMVQNGIHGGEIDGKDASLLLLRKLVLGYEEADALRSAIGTLLVIPVYNVDGHERVSPFNRANQNGPVEGMGFRTSAAGYDLNRDHLKLETPEARALIGLINTWRPHLHIDNHVTNGSDHAWVLTWSVVEAPQVAPPVGEWLVEQMPQVVHKTKVNGFRVGPYVSLRDPSDPSKGFSSRVAEPRFATGYWPLRHRPSILVENHAYKPYRDRVLANYQFMVALLEAIGRSGRQLVAAVDRAERLTVERGRAGAEPSPIVIAWRDQAEPDTIEFPVYDWTAKPSKAMGVPIVHYDREAERLIEVPWVHLSEPAVTADRPRGYLILPGWPRIEERLTGHGLRLDRLRRAAVVPAETLRATNPTFADNPYQGQTRVEAEIERRSESFEVPAGTLWVPADQRDFEVAVQLLEPQAPDSLFAWGYLSTALERKEYIDPRVLEPLVEEMLTDPAIAAEWQKALEDEAFASNPWARWEWWYRRTPYWDHRRGLLPILAVGDEGLSAVYAGLRGGAADRGPETSEDSSDPTSGH; this is encoded by the coding sequence ATGAGACAGGTATTTCGCCGAACGAGCTTGCTGCTCATGGGGGCCGTGGTGGCTCTGGGATCGGTTGTCGCGTCCGGATCGCCCCATGACTTCCCGCCGGAAGAGAAATGGCAAGAATGGCGAACCGTCGCCGAGCGCTCGGACTACCGGGCTACCGGCAGCTACCAAGAGACGATCGATTGGCTCAAGCGCCTGGCCGCCCGGTCGCCGCAGCTCGAACTCGAAGTCTTCGGCACCTCCGCTGAGGGACGCGCCATGTGGCTCGCCAAGTACTCCGCCACGGGAGCCTTCACACCGGCGGCCGCTGGACGCACCGGCAAGCCCGTGGTGATGGTGCAGAACGGCATTCACGGCGGTGAGATCGACGGCAAGGACGCCAGCTTGTTGCTGCTTCGAAAGCTCGTACTCGGCTACGAGGAGGCCGATGCCCTGCGTTCCGCCATCGGTACATTGTTGGTGATCCCGGTCTATAACGTGGACGGGCACGAGCGGGTCTCGCCCTTCAACCGAGCGAACCAGAACGGCCCGGTCGAAGGCATGGGCTTCCGCACCAGCGCGGCGGGCTACGATCTCAACCGCGATCATCTCAAGCTCGAAACCCCTGAGGCCCGAGCCTTGATCGGCCTGATCAACACCTGGCGGCCGCATCTCCACATTGACAACCACGTGACCAACGGCTCGGACCACGCCTGGGTGCTCACCTGGTCGGTGGTCGAGGCGCCGCAGGTGGCGCCGCCGGTGGGGGAGTGGCTGGTGGAGCAGATGCCGCAGGTGGTTCACAAGACGAAGGTGAACGGTTTTCGGGTGGGGCCCTACGTCTCGCTGCGCGATCCGTCGGACCCATCAAAGGGTTTTTCCAGCCGGGTGGCCGAGCCACGCTTCGCTACCGGCTACTGGCCGCTGCGCCATCGCCCGTCGATTCTGGTCGAGAACCACGCCTACAAGCCGTATCGCGATCGGGTTCTCGCCAACTACCAGTTCATGGTGGCGTTGCTCGAAGCGATCGGCCGCTCCGGCCGGCAGTTGGTGGCGGCGGTGGATCGGGCGGAGCGGCTGACCGTGGAGCGCGGCCGGGCCGGGGCCGAACCGTCGCCCATCGTCATCGCCTGGCGCGACCAGGCGGAGCCGGACACGATCGAGTTTCCGGTGTACGACTGGACGGCAAAGCCTTCCAAGGCGATGGGTGTTCCCATCGTCCACTACGATCGCGAGGCTGAGAGGCTGATCGAAGTACCGTGGGTCCATCTGTCCGAGCCGGCGGTGACGGCGGACCGGCCGCGCGGATACCTGATCCTGCCCGGCTGGCCGCGGATCGAAGAGCGCCTCACCGGCCACGGCCTGCGTTTGGACCGGCTGCGCCGCGCGGCGGTCGTGCCGGCGGAGACTCTGCGGGCGACGAATCCCACCTTCGCCGACAACCCCTATCAGGGCCAAACCCGCGTCGAGGCGGAGATCGAGCGCCGATCCGAGTCCTTCGAAGTACCCGCCGGCACCTTGTGGGTGCCCGCCGATCAGCGCGATTTTGAAGTGGCCGTGCAGCTCCTCGAACCGCAAGCGCCGGATTCCCTTTTCGCCTGGGGGTATCTCTCCACCGCTCTCGAGCGCAAGGAATACATCGATCCCCGGGTGCTGGAACCGCTGGTCGAGGAAATGCTCACCGATCCAGCGATCGCCGCCGAGTGGCAGAAGGCCCTCGAAGACGAAGCCTTCGCCAGCAACCCCTGGGCGCGCTGGGAGTGGTGGTATCGGCGCACGCCGTATTGGGATCACCGGCGAGGTTTGCTGCCGATCCTGGCCGTCGGCGACGAGGGATTGTCGGCGGTGTACGCCGGGCTTCGCGGCGGCGCGGCGGACCGAGGGCCGGAGACCTCCGAAGATTCCTCCGACCCCACGTCCGGCCACTGA
- the fadI gene encoding acetyl-CoA C-acyltransferase FadI encodes MAEPITTHPSPLPSPNEATALEEITGRADTVWTHGPDAAPKKRATKTDKLKGPGGRVAVVAGSRTPFVRSGTLFQNMDVTDLAGVATADLIAKTAIDPEEIELSVFGVVVPSLQAPNLGREVIFRTSLPMHVTGTTVSLACASSNRAIAFGAEAILKGEADVVLAGGAESLSNVPIRFSTEAAHRFMELSKAKSMGDRAAILAKLRPKDLAPIAPAIAEYTTGLSMGQSAEKMAKENDISRRAQDEIALMSHQRAAAAQEDGRFAEQIAVTFPPPEYSEPVSADNGIRIDTSMEKLAGLRPVFDKRYGTLTAGNSSPLTDGAAAVLLMSEKKAKALGYEPLGYLRSFAFAAVDPSEQLLQGPAYAAPMALDAAGVKLSDMDLVEMHEAFAAQILSNLKAFASKKFAAHELGRKAPLGEVDLDRFNVTGGSISIGHPFGATGARVTMQLLHELKQRGENLGLMTVCAAGGTGFAAVVERE; translated from the coding sequence ATGGCAGAACCGATCACTACCCATCCCTCGCCCCTACCGTCGCCCAACGAAGCGACGGCGCTGGAAGAAATCACCGGCCGCGCCGACACGGTGTGGACCCACGGTCCCGACGCCGCGCCCAAGAAGCGGGCCACCAAGACCGACAAGCTCAAGGGACCCGGCGGTCGGGTCGCCGTCGTCGCCGGCAGCCGCACGCCCTTCGTGCGCTCCGGCACCCTGTTCCAGAACATGGACGTGACGGATCTGGCCGGGGTCGCCACGGCGGACCTGATCGCCAAAACGGCGATCGATCCGGAAGAGATCGAGCTGTCGGTCTTCGGGGTGGTGGTGCCGTCCCTCCAAGCGCCCAACCTGGGCCGCGAGGTGATCTTCCGCACCTCCTTGCCAATGCACGTCACGGGAACCACCGTCAGCCTGGCCTGCGCCTCGTCGAACCGCGCCATCGCCTTCGGCGCCGAAGCGATCTTGAAGGGCGAGGCGGACGTCGTGCTGGCCGGCGGCGCCGAATCCCTGTCGAATGTGCCGATTCGGTTCTCCACGGAGGCGGCCCACCGCTTCATGGAGCTGTCGAAGGCCAAGTCGATGGGCGACCGGGCGGCGATTCTCGCCAAGCTGCGGCCAAAGGATTTGGCCCCCATTGCGCCGGCCATCGCCGAGTACACCACCGGGCTGTCGATGGGCCAGTCGGCGGAGAAGATGGCGAAGGAAAACGACATCTCCCGCCGCGCCCAGGACGAGATCGCCCTGATGTCGCACCAGCGGGCCGCCGCTGCCCAAGAAGACGGGCGCTTCGCCGAGCAGATCGCCGTCACTTTCCCGCCGCCGGAGTACTCCGAACCGGTGAGCGCCGACAACGGCATCCGCATCGACACCTCGATGGAGAAGCTGGCGGGTTTGCGGCCGGTGTTCGACAAGCGCTACGGCACCCTGACGGCGGGCAACTCCAGCCCCCTGACGGACGGCGCCGCGGCGGTGCTGCTGATGTCCGAGAAGAAGGCCAAAGCGCTGGGCTACGAGCCGTTGGGTTACCTGCGGTCCTTCGCCTTCGCCGCCGTCGATCCGAGCGAGCAGCTCCTCCAGGGTCCGGCCTATGCGGCGCCGATGGCGCTGGACGCCGCCGGCGTCAAACTCTCGGACATGGATCTGGTGGAGATGCACGAAGCCTTCGCGGCACAGATCCTCTCCAACCTGAAGGCTTTTGCCTCCAAGAAGTTCGCCGCTCACGAACTCGGCCGCAAGGCGCCGCTGGGAGAGGTGGACCTCGACCGCTTCAACGTCACCGGCGGGTCCATCTCCATCGGCCACCCCTTCGGCGCCACCGGCGCCCGGGTGACCATGCAGCTCCTCCACGAGCTGAAGCAGCGCGGTGAGAACCTCGGCCTGATGACCGTCTGCGCCGCCGGCGGCACCGGATTCGCGGCGGTGGTCGAACGCGAGTAG
- a CDS encoding TA system VapC family ribonuclease toxin: MILVDANVLIYAVDSDSAHHESSRRWLEEALSGTEPVGFAWVVLLAFLRITTRPGILHRPLELEMAMAYVDSWLAQPYADALPAEANHWPLLRSLIRSAGTAGNLSSDAHLAALAVGRGARVCSTDRDFLRFVGLEVIHPAAVPRGD, encoded by the coding sequence GTGATCCTCGTTGACGCCAACGTCCTGATCTACGCGGTGGACTCAGACTCCGCACACCATGAGAGCTCTCGGCGCTGGCTGGAAGAGGCCCTGAGCGGTACCGAACCGGTGGGATTCGCTTGGGTGGTCCTGCTGGCTTTTCTGCGCATCACCACGCGGCCCGGCATTCTCCACCGGCCGCTGGAACTTGAGATGGCGATGGCGTATGTCGATTCTTGGCTCGCCCAGCCCTATGCCGATGCGCTTCCGGCCGAGGCGAATCACTGGCCGCTGCTGCGTAGCCTGATCCGTTCGGCCGGGACGGCCGGAAACCTGTCGTCCGATGCCCACCTGGCGGCTCTTGCCGTCGGGCGGGGCGCTCGCGTCTGTTCGACGGATCGCGATTTTCTGCGCTTCGTCGGGCTCGAGGTGATCCATCCGGCGGCTGTTCCCCGCGGCGACTAG
- a CDS encoding DUF2277 domain-containing protein, whose protein sequence is MCRNIRPLFNFEPPATDDEIRAASLQFVRKVSGFTRPSRTNAEPFEQAIDQIADVTRQLVDSLVTRAEPRDREVEAEKARARAAKRFGTNG, encoded by the coding sequence ATGTGCCGCAACATTCGCCCCTTGTTCAACTTCGAGCCGCCGGCCACGGACGACGAGATTCGGGCCGCCTCCCTGCAATTCGTGCGCAAGGTCAGCGGCTTCACCCGGCCTTCGCGGACCAATGCCGAGCCCTTCGAGCAAGCCATTGACCAGATCGCCGACGTCACTCGGCAGCTTGTCGATTCGCTGGTCACGAGGGCCGAACCGCGGGACCGGGAGGTGGAAGCGGAAAAGGCTCGCGCTCGGGCCGCCAAACGCTTCGGCACCAACGGCTGA